The genomic region GTTCCCGCAGGATTCCGCCTCCGATCCGTCCGCGTTCCAGATCCGCATGCCGACATCCGCGCGTTCGGAAGGCGTGACGAGAATCAGGCCGTCCGACCCGATTCCTCGGCGCACGTCGCTCACCCGACGAGCCAGCGACGGGACATCGTCCGTCGGGAGCGTGGTCCTTTTCGTATCGACAAATACATAATTGTTCCCGAGGGCGTGCATCTTGAAGAACTGCATAGGAGCGCCTCCCTTGCACGGTGAAAAAAATTGAGCCATCGATGAAAGTATTCGTTGCAAACGCCGGCGATTCCTTGTATAATCTAATCGTTCGCTCCGGTACTGATGCAAGGGCGAACGGACAACCGAGACATGCGGTCGTGGCGGAATTGGCAGACGCGCTAGATTCAGGTTCTAGTGGGGGCAACTCCGTGGAGGTTCAAGTCCTCTCGACCGCACCAGCCAAAACCCGTCCCAACCTTGTCAGAAGGCTGGGACGGGTTTTTTCTTGCGCACTCCACCACGTAGGAGATCGCGGCGCGCCCGTGGCGCCGTCCGCGCCGCCGTTCGACATTCTTCGACGGTATGCGAATCGGCCGCGCTTACCATACTCTGAATGAGCCTGCCGCACGGCCTCGCCCCCTGCACGCAGACACGAAGGAGCTGAGGCGACTCATGTGGTAGTCCTATTGTTCTCCGCCGGATTTCTTGCCGTGGTCCTCGCGACGCGAACCCATACGTACCTTACCCAGTACTGTAGGTCGGTCCTTTGGATCGACGTGATCGCACTGATGTACAATCTCGTATGCCGCGGATACATGATGTGGTATCACCCGAGGTGGTGGTTCATCTCCGACAAGCTGTCGCAGCTGGTGCAGATTTTCGTGTTGTTCCCGTGTACCACGCTTCTGTTGCTTCGCTACATGCCGACCTCCTTCGGAAGACGAGTGTTGCACTTCGCGCTGTTTTTGGCCCTGTACAGCGCGTTTGAATGGTGCCTGGTGCGATTTCATGAAATCGAATACTATCACGGCTGGGGATTTGGCTGGTCGATCGTGCTCGACACGTTCATGCTGTTCGTGATGTGGCTGCACGATCGAAACTGGCGACTCTCCGTAGGATTTTGTGGCCTCGTCACTTCACTGTTCCTCGCGTGGTTCCACGTTCCCCTGGACACCTGAACAAGATCAGGCCAGCATGTGCTGGCCTGATGGTGCGCCCTGGTTCAGCGCGCAAGTTCCGTCGCCTCGGGCGCGATCGCCCGGTCGCGAATCACCTGTTGATACCAAAAGTAGCTGTCCTTCGGGATGCGAGCGAGCGTTTCGTAGTCCACGTACACGATGCCGAACCGCTTGGTGTAGCCAAACGCCCACTCGAAGTTATCCATCAAGGACCATACATAGTAACCCCGGAGATTTCCCCCCTCTTCGAGGAAGCGGTGAGCCGCGGCGAAGTGCAGCGCGAGATACTCGATGCGATTCGTATCGTGGACGCTGCCTCCCTCGACGCGATCGTCGTAGGCTGCGCCATTTTCCGTGATGTAGATGGGCACATCACCATAGTCGCGGCGCAGGCGGCTCAGCAGATCGTACAGCCCTTCGGGGTACACTTCCCAGTCCATCTCGGTGCGCGGGCCTTCGCCAGGAACGTGGCGGACACCGAGCAGCGGATCCGCCGGATCGTCCGCCACGACGGCGCGGGAATAGTAGTTGACGCCGAGGAAGTCGATGGGCGCCGAGATCACCTCGAGATCGCCGGGTTGTACCGCGTCGAACCCGCCGACCACCGCGTCGACACGGCGCAGAAGCTCCTCGGGATATGCGCCCTTCAGGACGGGATCGAGAAACCAGCGATTTTGAAACATGTCCTGCCGATGCGCGGCGGCGACGTCCTCGGGGCGAGAGGACGCGGGATACACCGGCGTGAGATTCAGCGTGATGCCTATCTCCCCTTTGAGGCCGAGCTCGCGGTAGAGGCGAACGGTGTGGCCGTGCGACAAGAGCAGGTGGTGTGCGGCGCGATACGCCCTGCGCCAGTCGCAGAGCCCCGGCGCATGCGCGCCGAGGCCGTACCCGAGGATCGAGGCGCACCATGGCTCGTTGTGCGTGATCCACATCGGGACGAGATCGCCGAGCTCCCGGAACAGGATTTCGCTGTACTCGCGGAAGCGGGAGACGGTCTCGCGGCTGTTCCAACCGCCATCGTCCTCAATCCACTGCGGCAGATCCCAGTGGTAGATGGTGACGGCTGGGCGAATGCCGGCTTCCAGCAGGGCATGGATGAGCCTCTTGTAAAAGTCGAGCCCCTTCACCCAGACGCGCCCTTTTTCCGGCATGACGCGGGGCCAGGCGATGGAAAAACGGTAGGAGGAAATCCCCAGATCCTTCATGAGTTGAATATCGTCGAGGTAGCGATGGTAATGATCGCAGGCGACGTCTCCGTGATGGCCTTGCGCGACCTTGCCGGGGGTGTGTGCGAACGTGTCCCAGATCGACCGGCCGCGCCCGCCCTCCCGCGTGGCGCCTTCCACTTGATACGATGCCGTTGCGGTCCCCCAGATGAACCCTTCCGGAAACTTGCGCATCTGTGTCATCTCCCTTGCTTTTCGTGTGAACGCATAGAGGCCGGCGTTCAGCCCGGATGGTGGCACGCGGCGTAGTGACCCGGGGACACCTCTGCCAGGAGCGGCGCCTCGGTTCGGCAGATCTCCGACGCGAGCGGGCAGCGATCGGCGAACGGACAGCCGACGCGATCCTCCATCAGGTTGGGCGGGCGGTTGGACGTCTCCGGCAGCGGCCCCTGATGGCGCGTCCCGGGCGTCGCCGCGAACAACAGCCGCGTGTAAGGGTGAACCGGATGCCGAATGAGTTCGGCGGACGGAGCGGTCTCCATCACCTTGCCGCCGTAGAGCACCATGATCCGGTTGCCGATGTAACGCGCGGAGGCGAGATCGTGCGTGATGTACAGGAACGCGATCTTCAATTCCTCCCGCAGCTCGTTCATCAGCTTGAGGATGCCGGCGCGGATGGACACGTCGAGCATCGAGATGGGCTCGTCGGCGACAATGAACTTCGGATGAACGGCGAGCGCACGCGCGATGGCCACGCGCTGGCGCTGGCCGCCGGATAGTTCGTGGGGATATTTGCGGCGCGTATCGGCGACCGGTGTGAGCCCCACCTTGGCCAACAACTCGTCGATGAGATCCGTCACGCGGCCCTCGCCGTCCCGCCGGTATTTTCGCACGGGGAACGCGAGATGTTGTTCGATGGTCCGCGTCGGATTCAGCGAGCCGAACGGGTCCTGAAACACCATCTGCGCGTCCTTGCGGTACGCCTTCAGCGCCCGGCCGCGAATGTGGGCCACATCGCGGCCAGCCACCCAGATCTCGCCTTCCGAGGGCTCAATCATGCGCACGAGCGCCTTGCCAATGGTCGACTTGCCCGATCCCGACTCGCCGACCAGCGACAGCACCTCGCCCGGCTCGAGGGAGAAGCTGACGTGATCGACCGGCCGGATGAAGCGGCCGCGGCCCATGGGAAAGCGAACGACGAGATCCCGCACATCGACCAGGGCGGTCGTTTTGGCGATCACGGCGGCCTCAGACATGCGTATTCACCTCCGCGCCTTGAAACAGGTGACATTCCAAGAGCTTTTCGCCCGCCTGGACCTGTGCGGGCCGAACGCGTGTGCAGATGTCCATCGCGTACGGGCAGCGCGGGTGAAACGCACACCCGGGCGGCAGGTCCTGCAGGTCCGGCGGATAGCCCCCGATGCCCTGAATGGTCACCTCTTCGGCGGTGAGTTGCGGGATCGCCTTGAGCAGCCCCTCGGTGTAAGGGTGGTGGCGCTCAGACAAATGCAACAGGTGACTCGGCGTCAGCTCCACAATTCGCCCCGCATACATGATGGCGACCCGCGAGGCCAGTTCCGCCACCAGGCTGAAGTCGTGGCTCACAAACAAAATGGCAAACCCGACCTGCGCTTGGATTCGCCTGATCTCGTCGAGAATCGACCGCTGGACCACCACGTCGAGCGCGGTTGTCGGCTCGTCCATGATGACCAGCGCGGGATTGAGCGCGATGGCGATGGCGATCACGACGCGCTGGCGCATGCCTCCCGACAACTCGTGCGGGTAGCTGTTGAGATGCTTGCGATCGATGCGGACGAGATCGAGCAACTCCTGCGCCCGCTCCCGCGCCTGGGCCCGCGACAAGTCCGGGCGGTGCGCCAGGAGGGTGTCGATGATCTGGGTCTCCACCGTCATCACGGGGTTCAGCGCGCTCATGGCGCTCTGAAACACCATCGACATCTTGCTCCAGCGGAACGACCTGAGCTCCTTTTCCGAGAGCGCATACACATCCTGCCCCAACACGCGCACGCGGCCCTTGGTGACCACGGCGTCGCCCCGCAGCAACCGCATGATGGCGTAGGCCATCGTCGACTTGCCAGATCCCGATTCCCCGACGAGCCCGACGATCTCGCCGCGCCGCACGGTCAGGTTGACGTCACTCACCGCGTGGACGAGCCCGGCATTCGTCACGTAGGCGACGGACAAATCTTCAATTTCCAGGACGGGTTCCTGCACCTCGCCCATCTGCACCCACCTCCCCCTTCTGCGCCCGAAGTTCGCGAAGTGCCCTTTCGACCTCACGCCGCTTGCGCGACGTGCGCAACCGCGGATTGGTCACCTGGTCAATCCCGAAGTTCATGAGCGCGAAGCTCGTGCCGAGAAGCGCGATGCCAAGCCCAGGCGGCACAAACCACCACCACGCGCCGCTCATGAGCGCGCTGTTCTGCGTCGCCCAGTAGAGCATCGTGCCCCAGCTGGTCGACGCGACGTTCTCAAAACCCAGGTACGCAAGGCCCGACTCCGCCAAGACCGCGGCCAAACATGCGTACATGACGTTGGAGGCAATCACGCTCGTCATATTTGGCACAATCTCGAACAGGATGATCCGGAAGGTCGACATCCCGGACAGCCGCGCCGCCGCGATGTAGTCGCGGCTTGAAATGGTCATGGCCATCGAGCGCATCACGCGCGCACCCCACGCCCAACCGGTGAGCGCGATGATCAGGCCATTCATGTAAGGCGTCGTGTTGTGCACGTACGACTCGATGATGATGAGCAACGCCAATCCCGGCATCACCAAAAAGATGTTGCAGAGCGCGTTGAGAATCGAGTCCACCACGCCGCCCACGTACCCCGCGGTCACCCCAATCAAAATCGCAATGACCGTGCTCAACAGGCCCGCGCCGACCCCGACGATGAGCGTGGTCCTCGTGCCCCAGATAAACTGAGAAAACACGTCCTGACCGAGACTCGTCGTGCCAAACCAGTGGGCATGCGAGGGCGGCTGCAACATGCCAAACGCGGTCGACGTGGGATTGTAAGGCGCAATCACAGGGGCAAATACCGCCACCACCAGAAACATGCCGAACAGAATCACGCCCGCTAACGCCTTGGGACTGCGAAAGAACTGGTGAAACGCC from Alicyclobacillus vulcanalis harbors:
- a CDS encoding CBO0543 family protein, whose translation is MVVLLFSAGFLAVVLATRTHTYLTQYCRSVLWIDVIALMYNLVCRGYMMWYHPRWWFISDKLSQLVQIFVLFPCTTLLLLRYMPTSFGRRVLHFALFLALYSAFEWCLVRFHEIEYYHGWGFGWSIVLDTFMLFVMWLHDRNWRLSVGFCGLVTSLFLAWFHVPLDT
- a CDS encoding GH1 family beta-glucosidase, with the protein product MRKFPEGFIWGTATASYQVEGATREGGRGRSIWDTFAHTPGKVAQGHHGDVACDHYHRYLDDIQLMKDLGISSYRFSIAWPRVMPEKGRVWVKGLDFYKRLIHALLEAGIRPAVTIYHWDLPQWIEDDGGWNSRETVSRFREYSEILFRELGDLVPMWITHNEPWCASILGYGLGAHAPGLCDWRRAYRAAHHLLLSHGHTVRLYRELGLKGEIGITLNLTPVYPASSRPEDVAAAHRQDMFQNRWFLDPVLKGAYPEELLRRVDAVVGGFDAVQPGDLEVISAPIDFLGVNYYSRAVVADDPADPLLGVRHVPGEGPRTEMDWEVYPEGLYDLLSRLRRDYGDVPIYITENGAAYDDRVEGGSVHDTNRIEYLALHFAAAHRFLEEGGNLRGYYVWSLMDNFEWAFGYTKRFGIVYVDYETLARIPKDSYFWYQQVIRDRAIAPEATELAR
- a CDS encoding oligopeptide/dipeptide ABC transporter ATP-binding protein; translated protein: MSEAAVIAKTTALVDVRDLVVRFPMGRGRFIRPVDHVSFSLEPGEVLSLVGESGSGKSTIGKALVRMIEPSEGEIWVAGRDVAHIRGRALKAYRKDAQMVFQDPFGSLNPTRTIEQHLAFPVRKYRRDGEGRVTDLIDELLAKVGLTPVADTRRKYPHELSGGQRQRVAIARALAVHPKFIVADEPISMLDVSIRAGILKLMNELREELKIAFLYITHDLASARYIGNRIMVLYGGKVMETAPSAELIRHPVHPYTRLLFAATPGTRHQGPLPETSNRPPNLMEDRVGCPFADRCPLASEICRTEAPLLAEVSPGHYAACHHPG
- a CDS encoding ABC transporter ATP-binding protein — translated: MGEVQEPVLEIEDLSVAYVTNAGLVHAVSDVNLTVRRGEIVGLVGESGSGKSTMAYAIMRLLRGDAVVTKGRVRVLGQDVYALSEKELRSFRWSKMSMVFQSAMSALNPVMTVETQIIDTLLAHRPDLSRAQARERAQELLDLVRIDRKHLNSYPHELSGGMRQRVVIAIAIALNPALVIMDEPTTALDVVVQRSILDEIRRIQAQVGFAILFVSHDFSLVAELASRVAIMYAGRIVELTPSHLLHLSERHHPYTEGLLKAIPQLTAEEVTIQGIGGYPPDLQDLPPGCAFHPRCPYAMDICTRVRPAQVQAGEKLLECHLFQGAEVNTHV
- a CDS encoding ABC transporter permease, with the translated sequence MTVAAMDVAQGRTKRASRRKNSAFHQFFRSPKALAGVILFGMFLVVAVFAPVIAPYNPTSTAFGMLQPPSHAHWFGTTSLGQDVFSQFIWGTRTTLIVGVGAGLLSTVIAILIGVTAGYVGGVVDSILNALCNIFLVMPGLALLIIIESYVHNTTPYMNGLIIALTGWAWGARVMRSMAMTISSRDYIAAARLSGMSTFRIILFEIVPNMTSVIASNVMYACLAAVLAESGLAYLGFENVASTSWGTMLYWATQNSALMSGAWWWFVPPGLGIALLGTSFALMNFGIDQVTNPRLRTSRKRREVERALRELRAQKGEVGADGRGAGTRPGN